The Sphaerospermopsis torques-reginae ITEP-024 genome has a window encoding:
- the leuS gene encoding leucine--tRNA ligase, with the protein MESTQKTSYNPAAIEEKWQQTWLELSLDKTPQDISKPKFYALSMFPYPSGSLHMGHVRNYTITDVIARFKKMQGYRVLHPMGWDAFGLPAENAAIDRGVPPAQWTYKNIDQMKQQLKRLGLSLDWDAELATCSPDYYKWTQWIFLQFLEAGLAYQKEAAVNWDPIDQTVLANEQVDSEGRSWRSGAIVERKLLRQWFLKITDYAEELLNDLGKLPGWPERVKVMQANWIGKSTGAYLEFPIVGLDEKIAVYTTRPDTVYGVSYVVLAPEHPLTQFVTTSDQKAAVEAFIKEVTNQTELERTAEDKPKRGIPTGGKAINPFTGEEVPIWIADYVLYEYGTGAVMGVPAHDVRDFKFAKEQNLAVKVVIVPEIGADENLKSAYTEPGILVNSGDFNGINSVDGKKAITDYAEKHGFGKERVQYRLRDWLISRQRYWGAPIPVIHCPECGIVPVPEKDLPVQLPEEIELSGRGGSPLGQLESWVNVPCPSCGTPAKRETDTMDTFIDSSWYFLRFTDATNAEKIFDGGRVNDWMPVDQYVGGIEHAILHLLYSRFFTKVLRDRGLLNFDEPFQKLLTQGMVQGLTYMNPKKSGKDKWIPSHLVDVNNPVDPQTGEPLEKVYATMSKSKGNGVAPEDVINKYGIDTARMFILFKAPPEKDLEWDEADVEGQFRFLNRVWRLVTDYAAAGVCKQKADLEKLSKEEKDVRRAIHLAIQAITEDVQEEYQFNTAISELMKLSNALTDAKCNNSPIYAEGIQTLVIMLAPFAPHIADELWHLLGNKGTVHTQVWPSFDPAALIADEITLVIQIMGKTRGSIQVPSQLDKAELEKYARESEVAKRYIEGKEVKKVIVVPGKLVNFVLG; encoded by the coding sequence GTGGAGTCCACCCAAAAAACATCATACAACCCGGCCGCGATCGAAGAAAAATGGCAACAAACATGGTTAGAGCTAAGCTTAGATAAAACACCTCAAGATATAAGCAAGCCAAAATTCTACGCGCTTTCTATGTTTCCCTACCCATCCGGTAGCTTGCACATGGGTCACGTCCGCAACTACACCATTACAGATGTAATCGCCCGCTTTAAAAAAATGCAAGGGTATAGAGTATTACATCCAATGGGCTGGGATGCCTTTGGCTTACCCGCAGAAAACGCCGCCATTGATCGGGGTGTACCTCCTGCCCAATGGACATATAAAAATATAGACCAGATGAAACAGCAATTAAAACGTCTGGGATTATCCTTAGATTGGGATGCAGAATTGGCTACCTGTTCCCCCGATTATTATAAGTGGACACAGTGGATTTTTCTACAATTTTTAGAAGCGGGTTTAGCTTATCAAAAAGAAGCGGCTGTAAATTGGGATCCCATTGATCAAACCGTACTAGCTAACGAACAGGTAGACAGTGAAGGACGTTCTTGGCGTAGCGGTGCAATAGTAGAACGTAAATTATTACGTCAGTGGTTTTTAAAGATTACCGATTATGCCGAAGAATTATTAAATGATTTGGGTAAATTACCAGGTTGGCCAGAACGAGTTAAAGTAATGCAAGCTAACTGGATAGGTAAATCCACTGGTGCATATTTAGAATTTCCCATAGTCGGCTTAGATGAAAAAATCGCCGTTTATACCACCCGTCCTGACACCGTTTATGGCGTGAGCTACGTCGTATTAGCCCCAGAACACCCTTTAACTCAATTTGTCACCACTTCAGACCAAAAAGCGGCTGTAGAGGCTTTTATCAAGGAAGTTACCAACCAAACCGAGTTAGAAAGAACCGCAGAAGACAAACCAAAACGGGGTATTCCCACCGGGGGGAAAGCTATCAACCCCTTCACCGGGGAAGAAGTACCGATTTGGATTGCAGATTATGTACTGTATGAATATGGTACTGGTGCGGTGATGGGTGTACCCGCCCATGATGTGCGAGATTTCAAATTTGCAAAGGAACAGAATTTAGCGGTTAAAGTTGTCATTGTTCCCGAAATTGGCGCAGATGAAAATTTAAAATCTGCCTATACAGAACCGGGAATTTTAGTTAATTCAGGTGACTTTAATGGCATAAATTCAGTAGATGGGAAAAAGGCAATTACTGACTATGCAGAAAAGCATGGTTTTGGTAAAGAAAGGGTACAATATCGCTTGCGAGATTGGTTAATTTCTCGTCAACGTTATTGGGGCGCACCTATTCCTGTTATTCATTGTCCTGAATGTGGAATTGTACCAGTACCAGAAAAAGATTTACCTGTACAATTGCCAGAAGAAATTGAATTAAGTGGCCGTGGTGGTTCACCTTTAGGACAGTTAGAAAGTTGGGTAAATGTTCCTTGTCCTAGTTGCGGTACTCCAGCAAAAAGAGAAACCGACACGATGGATACTTTTATTGATTCTTCTTGGTATTTCTTGCGGTTTACTGATGCCACAAATGCAGAGAAAATTTTTGATGGTGGTAGAGTAAATGATTGGATGCCGGTTGATCAATATGTGGGCGGTATTGAACACGCAATTTTACATTTATTGTATTCTCGTTTCTTTACTAAAGTGTTAAGAGATAGAGGTTTGTTGAATTTTGATGAACCATTTCAAAAGTTATTAACTCAGGGAATGGTACAGGGTTTAACATACATGAACCCGAAAAAAAGCGGTAAGGATAAATGGATTCCTTCTCATTTAGTTGATGTTAATAATCCTGTTGATCCACAAACCGGAGAACCTTTAGAAAAGGTTTATGCTACCATGTCTAAATCTAAAGGAAATGGTGTAGCACCGGAAGATGTGATTAATAAATATGGCATTGATACGGCGCGGATGTTCATTTTGTTTAAAGCACCTCCAGAGAAAGATTTAGAATGGGATGAAGCTGATGTTGAGGGGCAATTTAGATTTTTAAACCGTGTTTGGCGGTTAGTTACTGATTACGCTGCGGCGGGAGTTTGTAAACAGAAAGCTGATTTGGAGAAGTTAAGTAAAGAGGAAAAAGATGTTAGGAGAGCGATTCATTTAGCAATTCAAGCAATTACGGAAGATGTGCAGGAAGAATATCAATTTAATACTGCTATTTCGGAGTTGATGAAGTTAAGTAATGCGTTGACTGATGCTAAGTGTAATAATTCACCAATTTATGCAGAAGGGATTCAAACTTTGGTGATTATGTTAGCGCCTTTCGCGCCCCATATTGCTGATGAATTATGGCATTTGTTGGGTAATAAGGGGACGGTACATACTCAAGTTTGGCCGAGTTTTGATCCTGCGGCGTTGATAGCTGATGAGATTACTTTGGTAATTCAAATTATGGGTAAAACTCGCGGTTCTATTCAAGTTCCTTCGCAGTTAGATAAAGCTGAGTTGGAGAAGTATGCGCGGGAGTCTGAGGTGGCGAAGCGTTATATTGAAGGGAAGGAAGTTAAGAAGGTGATTGTTGTTCCTGGTAAGTTGGTGAATTTCGTTTTGGGTTAG
- a CDS encoding helix-turn-helix transcriptional regulator: MASVEESFAQAAKYWDLETLYTDLASAKGKRLTPIEKLHLRGLLCGYSPSEIAERLNKNVKGVEVDLCNTLYKYVKNLVDKCDEKIENWRNISEWLEEAGYKSQLYIESESGDGVSIKLSVQKANITLEKNQLIIDFNLRIVAPSPSENPVIQDFNSNGKLN; encoded by the coding sequence ATGGCATCTGTTGAAGAAAGCTTTGCTCAGGCTGCTAAATACTGGGATTTGGAAACGCTGTATACTGATCTTGCATCTGCTAAGGGAAAACGTCTTACACCTATTGAGAAACTGCATTTGCGGGGGTTACTTTGTGGTTACAGTCCTTCGGAAATAGCTGAGAGACTGAATAAAAATGTTAAAGGTGTTGAAGTTGATCTATGTAACACTTTGTATAAATATGTGAAAAATCTAGTAGATAAATGTGATGAAAAAATAGAAAATTGGAGAAATATTAGTGAATGGCTTGAGGAAGCAGGATATAAAAGTCAGCTTTATATTGAATCAGAAAGTGGTGATGGTGTATCTATCAAATTATCGGTACAAAAAGCAAATATAACTCTTGAAAAAAATCAATTAATAATTGACTTTAACCTCCGAATAGTAGCTCCTTCACCATCAGAAAATCCGGTAATACAAGACTTTAACAGCAATGGTAAGTTGAATTAA